A window from Salvelinus sp. IW2-2015 linkage group LG5, ASM291031v2, whole genome shotgun sequence encodes these proteins:
- the LOC111963636 gene encoding T-box-containing protein TBX6L-like, whose product MQHISEPRPNMMTPSPPTADPYHQGNVRMTLEKADLWKSFHNLGTEMIITKHGRRMFPHCNVSLSGLQPYTNYVLMVDMVPVDNSRYRWNKGQWDMAGKAEPQLPCRTYVHPDSPTPGSYWMKQSVSFLKLKLTNHTLDQHGHIILHSMHRYIPRFSVVQADSLHSVRWGHFHYFSFPETSFTAVTAYQNTKIAKLKIDHNPFAKGFKGENTRTHSKRCRSNKSPGNASKKAKQDRETEFKSPSDLQRATLDCEPAERGITLGTTENIVSAKEDLFSPWAMEKDPSQSHSLHTELLELHDHRQEYSTEEQMVPGPASMSYQPCRSVEHGRLPSPSSAVEDCKGRRSYESHLRDVATVPGHKTNSPGPVRDMGHTPLAPAMPQDYRMSPVHLPTSSKTYPGYLGYSYPLYGHYTTNQGMGQWSEGGTGQYPGQSLTHHLPFFTSQTLTADHGTHQRSVHHHGNTEAEWSWSQYLSLDNDQNS is encoded by the exons ATGCAGCATATCTCTG agccgAGGCCCAACATGATGACCCCGTCCCCCCCTACAGCTGACCCCTACCACCAAGGCAACGTCAGGATGACCCTGGAAAAGGCTGACCTCTGGAAGTCCTTCCACAACCTGGGGACTGAGATGATCATCACCAAACATGGCCG GAGGATGTTTCCCCACTGCAACGTCAGTCTATCTGGACTCCAACCCTATACCAACTATGTCCTCATGGTGGATATGGTTCCGGTGGACAACTCCAGATACAGG TGGAATAAAGGCCAGTGGGACATGGCTGGGAAAGCCGAGCCCCAGCTCCCCTGTCGGACGTATGTGCATCCAGACTCCCCCACCCCGGGCTCCTACTGGATGAAACAATCGGTGTCCTTTCTCAAGCTCAAACTCACCAACCACACACTGGACCAGCACGGCCAT ATCATCCTGCACTCTATGCATCGCTACATCCCACGCTTCTCTGTGGTCCAGGCTGACAGTCTGCACAGTGTGCGCTGGGGACACTTCCATTACTTCTCCTTCCCTGAGACCTCCTTCACTGCAGTCACGGCCTACCAGAACACTAAG ATCGCTAAACTCAAGATTGACCACAACCCCTTTGCTAAAGGATTCAAAGGGGAGAACACCCGTACTCATAGCAAGAG GTGTCGATCCAACAAGAGTCCTGGAAATGCTTCAAAGAAAGCCAaacaagacagagaaacagaattCAAAAGTCCTTCAG ACCTCCAAAGGGCAACATTAGACTGTGAGCCAGCAGAACGGGGGATAACCTTGGGAACAACAGAGAACATAGTGTCGGCTAAGGAGGATCTCTTCTCCCCCTGGGCCATGGAAAAGGACCCATCCCAGAGCCACAGCCTGCACACTGAACTACTGGAGCTCCACGACCACAGACAGGAATACAGCACTGAGGAGCAGATGGTGCCTGGCCCTGCATCTATGTCCTACCAACCATGCAG GTCTGTTGAGCATGGCAGACTTCCCTCTCCATCTTCTGCAGTGGAGGATTGCAAAGGCAGGCGCAGCTATGAGTCTCACCTCCGTGATGTAGCCACTGTCCCTGGGCACAAGACTAACAGTCCTGGCCCTGTCAGAGACATGGGACACACCCCCTTGGCTCCAGCCATGCCCCAGGACTATAGAATGTCCCCTGTCCATCTGCCCACGTCCTCCAAAACCTACCCTGGGTACCTGGGCTACAGTTACCCCCTCTATGGCCACTACACTACTAACCAGGGCATGGGTCAGTGGAGTGAGGGTGGTACAGGACAGTACCCTGGACAGTCCTTGACTCACCACCTGCCCTTCTTCACCAGTCAAACACTGACTGCAGACCACGGCACCCACCAACGCAGCGTCCATCACCATGGCAACACAGAGGCAGAGTGGAGCTGGAGCCAGTACTTGAGTTTGGATAATGATCAGAATAGCTGA